Proteins from one Oncorhynchus gorbuscha isolate QuinsamMale2020 ecotype Even-year linkage group LG18, OgorEven_v1.0, whole genome shotgun sequence genomic window:
- the LOC124002612 gene encoding 40S ribosomal protein SA isoform X1: MSGGLDVLQMKEEDVLKFLAAGTHLGGTNMDFQMEHYTYKRKSDGVYIINLKKTWEKLLLAARAIVAIENPADVCVISSRNTGQRAVLKFASATGATTFHGRFTPGTFTNQIQAAFREPRLLIVTDPRADHQPLTEASYVNIPTIAMCNTDSPLRYVDIAIPCNNKGHHSVGLMWWMLSREVLRMRGTISREHPWEVMPDLYFYRDPEEIEKEEQAAAEKAVGKEEFQGEWTAPTADFAQPEVADWSEGVAVPSVPIQQFPAGIEGKSFTEAAAPSKAPAAAEGFAEDWSAQPATEDWSAAPTAQATEWGGASADWS; encoded by the exons ATGTCCGGAGGTCTGGATGTGCTGcagatgaaggaggaggatgtGCTCAAGTTCCTGGCAGCCGGGACCCACCTGGGAGGTACCAACATGGACTTCCAGATGGAGCACTACACGTACAAGAGAAAGAGTGATG GTGTGTACATCATCAACCTGAAGAAGACATGGGAGAAGCTGCTTCTGGCTGCCCGTGCCATCGTGGCCATTGAGAACCCAGCTGATGTCTGTGTCATCTCCTCCAGGAACACTGGACAG AGGGCTGTGCTGAAGTTTGCATCCGCCACCGGCGCCACCACCTTCCACGGTCGTTTTACCCCCGGAACCTTCACCAATCAGATCCAGGCTGCTTTCCGTGAGCCCCGCCTCCTGATCGTGACAGACCCCCGTGCCGACCACCAGCCCCTGACTGAGGCCTCCTACGTCAACATCCCCACTATCGCCATGTGCAACACTGACTCTCCCCTCAGATACGTGGACATCGCCATCCCCTGCAACAACAAG GGCCACCACTCCGTTGGTCTGATGTGGTGGATGCTGTCCAGGGAGGTGCTGCGGATGAGGGGCACCATCTCCAGGGAACACCCCTGGGAGGTCATGCCTGATCTCTACTTCTACAGAGATCCAGAGGAG ATTGAGAAGGAGGAGCAGGCCGCGGCCGAGAAGGCTGTTGGCAAGGAGGAGTTCCAGGGTGAGTGGACCGCCCCCACGGCCGACTTTGCCCAGCCCGAGGTGGCCGACTGGTCCGAGGGAGTGGCAGTGCCCTCTGTGCCCATCCAGCAGTTCCCTGCTGGCATTGAGGGTAAGAGTTTCACCGAGG CCGCTGCACCTTCCAAGGCCCCAGCTGCAGCTGAAGGCTTTGCTG AGGATTGGAGTGCCCAGCCAGCCACAGAGGATTGGTCCGCTGCCCCCACCGCCCAGGCTACCGAGTGGGGTGGTGCCTCCGCTGATTGGTCATAA
- the LOC124002612 gene encoding 40S ribosomal protein SA isoform X2, with protein MSGGLDVLQMKEEDVLKFLAAGTHLGGTNMDFQMEHYTYKRKSDGVYIINLKKTWEKLLLAARAIVAIENPADVCVISSRNTGQRAVLKFASATGATTFHGRFTPGTFTNQIQAAFREPRLLIVTDPRADHQPLTEASYVNIPTIAMCNTDSPLRYVDIAIPCNNKGHHSVGLMWWMLSREVLRMRGTISREHPWEVMPDLYFYRDPEEIEKEEQAAAEKAVGKEEFQGEWTAPTADFAQPEVADWSEGVAVPSVPIQQFPAGIEAAAPSKAPAAAEGFAEDWSAQPATEDWSAAPTAQATEWGGASADWS; from the exons ATGTCCGGAGGTCTGGATGTGCTGcagatgaaggaggaggatgtGCTCAAGTTCCTGGCAGCCGGGACCCACCTGGGAGGTACCAACATGGACTTCCAGATGGAGCACTACACGTACAAGAGAAAGAGTGATG GTGTGTACATCATCAACCTGAAGAAGACATGGGAGAAGCTGCTTCTGGCTGCCCGTGCCATCGTGGCCATTGAGAACCCAGCTGATGTCTGTGTCATCTCCTCCAGGAACACTGGACAG AGGGCTGTGCTGAAGTTTGCATCCGCCACCGGCGCCACCACCTTCCACGGTCGTTTTACCCCCGGAACCTTCACCAATCAGATCCAGGCTGCTTTCCGTGAGCCCCGCCTCCTGATCGTGACAGACCCCCGTGCCGACCACCAGCCCCTGACTGAGGCCTCCTACGTCAACATCCCCACTATCGCCATGTGCAACACTGACTCTCCCCTCAGATACGTGGACATCGCCATCCCCTGCAACAACAAG GGCCACCACTCCGTTGGTCTGATGTGGTGGATGCTGTCCAGGGAGGTGCTGCGGATGAGGGGCACCATCTCCAGGGAACACCCCTGGGAGGTCATGCCTGATCTCTACTTCTACAGAGATCCAGAGGAG ATTGAGAAGGAGGAGCAGGCCGCGGCCGAGAAGGCTGTTGGCAAGGAGGAGTTCCAGGGTGAGTGGACCGCCCCCACGGCCGACTTTGCCCAGCCCGAGGTGGCCGACTGGTCCGAGGGAGTGGCAGTGCCCTCTGTGCCCATCCAGCAGTTCCCTGCTGGCATTGAGG CCGCTGCACCTTCCAAGGCCCCAGCTGCAGCTGAAGGCTTTGCTG AGGATTGGAGTGCCCAGCCAGCCACAGAGGATTGGTCCGCTGCCCCCACCGCCCAGGCTACCGAGTGGGGTGGTGCCTCCGCTGATTGGTCATAA